From Peptostreptococcaceae bacterium, the proteins below share one genomic window:
- the vorB gene encoding 3-methyl-2-oxobutanoate dehydrogenase subunit VorB — protein sequence MKRHFMKGCEAIAESALRAGCTFFAGYPITPQNEIPEYMSKRMPDYGGVFVQGESEVASVNMVFGAAAVGARAMTSSSGPGISLKSEGISYIAGSKLPAVIVSVMRGGPGLGSIMPAQQDYLQATKASGHGGFRMMVFAPSTIQEAVDYTYKAFDYADRDRNPVMVLVDGCLGAMMEPVVLPEYHVASNRGEDWVLDGCLEREPRTVLSVSLTAEPQEQFNIEMEKLYESWAAKDTEVEFYEMDDAEIVLAAYGTSARIAKTAIDMLRKEGIKVGLIRPITLYPFPYEAFENMDYDIVKHVLDVEMSIPAQMVDDVRLGVLGRAEISTFGRSGGVIIGVDEIADAVRKLAKGGALNG from the coding sequence GTGAAAAGACATTTTATGAAAGGCTGCGAGGCTATTGCCGAGTCGGCCCTAAGAGCGGGATGCACATTTTTTGCAGGGTATCCCATAACGCCTCAAAATGAAATACCGGAATACATGTCTAAAAGGATGCCTGATTATGGTGGAGTTTTTGTTCAGGGAGAAAGTGAAGTTGCGTCGGTAAACATGGTTTTCGGCGCGGCAGCTGTAGGAGCAAGGGCTATGACATCTTCTTCAGGGCCGGGTATCAGTCTTAAATCGGAAGGGATTTCATATATTGCCGGGTCGAAGCTTCCGGCTGTTATTGTAAGCGTGATGCGCGGCGGGCCGGGATTAGGGTCAATAATGCCTGCGCAGCAGGACTATCTGCAGGCAACAAAGGCATCAGGCCATGGTGGATTTAGGATGATGGTGTTTGCGCCGTCAACTATTCAGGAAGCGGTTGATTATACCTACAAGGCTTTTGACTACGCCGACAGGGATAGGAATCCAGTCATGGTATTGGTTGACGGATGTTTGGGCGCAATGATGGAACCTGTCGTTTTGCCTGAATACCACGTGGCTAGCAATAGAGGAGAGGATTGGGTCCTTGACGGTTGCCTTGAAAGGGAGCCTAGAACCGTATTGTCCGTATCCCTTACCGCGGAGCCTCAGGAGCAATTCAACATTGAGATGGAAAAACTCTATGAGTCTTGGGCAGCGAAAGACACAGAGGTGGAGTTTTACGAAATGGATGACGCAGAAATTGTTTTGGCAGCCTACGGAACAAGCGCGCGAATAGCCAAAACGGCAATAGACATGCTTAGGAAAGAAGGAATAAAGGTCGGTCTCATAAGACCAATAACCCTATATCCTTTTCCGTACGAGGCTTTTGAAAATATGGATTACGATATTGTGAAGCATGTGCTGGATGTCGAGATGTCCATTCCGGCGCAGATGGTGGATGATGTAAGGCTGGGAGTGCTCGGCCGGGCTGAAATATCCACCTTCGGAAGATCGGGAGGAGTCATAATCGGTGTGGATGAGATTGCTGA
- a CDS encoding ferredoxin family protein — MGNVSIVSENCKGCGYCVVVCPKNVLEIGDDSNKMGYRYAVVARPDECIACKLCAIMCPDSAIEVFK, encoded by the coding sequence ATGGGAAATGTAAGCATCGTTTCGGAAAATTGCAAGGGTTGCGGATATTGCGTGGTGGTTTGTCCCAAAAATGTTTTGGAAATAGGTGACGATTCCAATAAAATGGGATATCGTTATGCGGTTGTAGCAAGACCGGATGAATGCATAGCGTGCAAGCTATGCGCCATAATGTGCCCGGATTCGGCTATAGAGGTATTCAAATAG